CTCGATTATTGCAATCGCGCAGCAGCACGGTGGAAACGCTTCCGTGGAGGCGGAGGGCAATACCTTCCGGCTGACGGTATCCATGCGGATTGAGCCGCAGGACGGGGAGAATGTATAAAGAACGCCGGAAAAATCCTGCGGTGGAAATGTCAGAATACACAAAAATAAAAAACATTTACGACAAAAATTATGATATTCGCGAAAAAACTATACACTTGCGATGGAAAAATGGAGAGTGCCGCAGAGAGGGTGCTCTTCTTTTTTGTGCAAAAGTGTGGTATACTCGGAACAAATGAATCAATGGTCCGTGCATTGATTTGATTTTACAAAACTTCATATCAAAAGGAGGATAAATGTATGAAGAAAACTATGAAAAAAGCTGTCAGCGTGATGACTGCGACAGCGATGGCAGCGTCTCTGACGACCGCGGCTTTTGCGGAAGAGGGAAGCTCTGCCGAGTACATTGCGGCGCCGTACAGCGTTGACGAGGAGCTGCAGGGACCGACGGAGTATCTCGACCCGGTGTTCTATGAGAACGCGGACGGACCGACCATCGGCGTTACGCTGGTTGGCGTGATCCAGCAGGACGGCCTTTATTTCAAGGACAGCGACAACGACCAGGAGCTTGACGCATTTGAGGACTGGCGTCTTTCCACAGACGAGCGTGTGGCGGACCTGCTCACAAAGCTGAACAGAGAGCAGCGCGTGGGTCTTCTGGTAAACCAGCTTATGTGCAGCCCGACCGCAAAATCTGCGGAAGAGGTTTACGATGAGGAAGGCAATGTGATTTTCAGCCAGCTTATGACGGTAACTCCGGATGCGCTGCATATGGTGCTTGCAGAAGAAGAGGAAGATGGCGAAGAAGGAGATTTTGCTTCGAAGGCTGCAGGAGCAGCGGCAGGCATGGGGGCGGAAGCACGTCCGAACAGCACCGGCGAGATGCTTACTTTTGAGAGCCGTTCCGGTGTACTTCGTGTGACAACGGATGCAGAGACCGGCGCACTGTGGACAAACGCAGTAAACATGACGGCAGAGTATGCGGCAGTTGCCAAGAGCGAGCCGACCGTGCCGTTTACCATCATTTCCAACCCGCAGGCAATCTATGCGGCTCCGGCATCGGAAGGTATCGCAGCTGCTGTAATGGGCGACGTTGCAGCGGACGGAGATTACAGCCTGGTAGAGCGCTATGCGGATATCGACCGTCAGGTATGGGATGCAAAGGGCATCAGCCGTATGTACGGTCCGCAGATCGACCTTATCACAGACCCGCGCTGGAACCGCAACAACGGTACATACTCTGAGGTTCCGGATGTAACGGCGGGCATCGCTTCCGCGCTGGTATCCGGTTATCAGACGGGAACAGACGGCGTGCAGGACGGCGATGTTGCTCTGATCATGAAGCACTTCCCAGGTGACGGCGCAGCTTACAACGGCTACGAGTCCCACAATAAGATCGGTGAGTGGCGTGTATACCAGACAGAGGGTTCTCTGGAGAAATATCAGCTTCCGGGCTTTGCAGCGGCAATCGACGCAGGCGTTGCCGGCATTATGCCGGGCTACAGCCGTCCGGCGGACGAAGGCACCTACGGCAGCGTGGCTCAGAGCTACCAGGGTGTGGAGCTTGACCCGGAGCAGCTTGCAAATGCGTACAATACCACCATCCTCGGCACACTGCTGAAGGATACAATGGGCTTTGACGGCTTTATCAATACCGATTCCGGTATCGTGGAAATGGGTATGCAGTTCGGTGCGGAGGATCTGACCGTTCCGGAGCGTATCGCGGCAATCATCAACGCAGGTTCTGATGTAATCGGCGACTGGTTCAGCGGCATTAACTGGGATGCTTTCTATGAAGCATATGACCAGGGTCTCATCGAGCAGGAAGCGCTTGACCGTGCAAACGGCAATACGCTGGCAACTGTTTTCGAAATGGGACAGTTTGAGAATCCGTATAAGGATGTAGAAGAGAGCAAGGCAACTCTGGACGGTCTGGCAGCAGATATCGAAGCAATCGGCACCGAGCTGAGCCAGAAATCCGTTGTTCTGATGAAGAATCATGAGAGCGTACTTCCGCTGGCAGACACTTCCAAGAGCGTTTACATCGCATCCTTCACAAGCGCAGGAGAAGATGAGGCGGCTCTGGAAAACTGGACGGCTGCATTTGAAGAGGCTGGTTACACCATCGCAGGCAGCGCGGAGGAAGCGGACATCGCATTCCTGGATGTAGTTCCGGGAGGCGTTTCCAACAGCAACACCTTTATGAACGTTATCGACCTGGTAGACGAGCTGGAGGTTGATGAAGTAAATCATCCGACAGATGCGTCCAAGACAGGCGAGACAGTAGAAGCTACCACTCTGATGGATGTAGAGGATATCCCGGAAATCGCAGATGCGGTACATGCAAACGGAGGTATCGTAATCGCTTCCATCGACATCAGCAGCCAGTGGATCCTTACAAACCTTGAGCCGTACTGCGACGGTCTGATCGGTTCTTTCTCAACACCGGTTTCTGCACGTATGGATGTGCTCACAGGCGCTTACAACCCGACCGGTAAGCTTCCGGTAACAATGGTTTCCTGCAACGAAGTGATCGCAGTAAACGAAGTGACCGCAGAAAACGGCGAGACCTACGAAATCTGCGTATCCCCGAACGATGTTCCGGGTTATGACAAAGACCAGTATATCGCAGAGGATGTACTTGCACAGTCTCCGTCCGGCAGCTTTGCATACCAGGATGCAGACGGCAACATGTACAGCGCATGGTATGGTCTGAGCTATGATTCCGCAGAAGCGGCTGCAGAGGATGCGGTTGAAGAAGCTGTAACTGAGGCAGCAGAAGCGGCAGAGACAGAAGCAGAAACTGAGGCGTAAGCCGGAAAACTGGAACAAAAAGTGTAAGCCGGATGCGGCGGACCGTGCACAAAAACGAGACATTGTGATATGTTTTTGCGATAACACGGGCAACAGAACAGGCAAAAGAAAAATGAGCAAAATTCTGCGCCGGGAAAGGCAGACTATACAAAAATAAAATCCGTTGACGGCAAAAATAGGACACTTTGCGACAAAATAATATTTTCGCGTTGAAAAAATGGAGGTACCCGTATTTTACGGGTACTTCTTTTTTGTGCAAAAGTATGATATTCTATGCGCATAAAAGGAGCCGGTAGTGGATTATGCTGGTTCCATTTAAAATACATACCAAAAGGAGGACAAGATGAAGAAAACAATGAAGAGGACGGTCAGCGTGGCGACAGCACTGACGATGGCGGCATCACTGACGGGCGCAGTTTTTGCGGAAGATACAGCGGAATATATTGCGGCGCCATATACGGTGGAAGAGGGAATCGAATGCCCGACGGAGTATCTGGCTCCGGTATTCTATGAGAATGCGGACGGTCCGACCATCGGTGTGACGCTGGTTGGCGTTATCTCACAGGATGGCATGTACTTTAAGGACAGCGACAACGATCAGGAGCTGGATGCTTTTGAGGACTGGCGCCTCAGCTCAGAGGAACGTGCGGCGGATCTGATTGGAAAGATGACGCAGGAGCAGCGCATCGCACTTCTGAAGAATGCGCTGGTAACCAGCCCGTCGGCGACAACGGCGGACGAGGTGTATGACGAGGAGGGGAATGTTATCCTCAGCCAGCTTGTGATGCTTCCGGTGGAAGAGGATGAAAACGCAGAGGAAGAGGGCGAGGCGGACCCGATGGCGGCGCTCGGCTCCGGTTTTGATTATTCAAATGTGACGGTGGCAGAGGTACGCTCCGGCGTTCTCCGCAAGGATACTGATACGGAGACAGGCGCACTCTTTAACAATGCGCTGAATCAGCTGTCCGAGTTTACGGCGGTATCAAAGGGCGAGGTAAATATTCCGTTTATGCTGATTTCCAATCCGATGACTACCGGCTACCCGGCGACGCAGGGCTTTGCGGCGGCTGCGATCGGTGACGGAAATTATGATCTGATCCAGAAGTTTGCGGAGCTGGATGCCGAAATCTGGGATGCAAAGGGCATCCGCCAGATGTATGGTCCGCAGATCGACCTGATTACGGACCCGCGCTGGAGCCGTAACGAGACGACCTACACCGAGGATCCGGAGGTAATGTCCGGTATCGCAAATGCGCTGGTTGTCGGCTATCAGCATGGCACAGACGGCGCGCAGGATGGCGATGTTGGTCTGATCATGAAGCATTTTCCGGGCGATGGCGCTGCGGAAAATGGATTTGAATCGCACTATGGCATGGGACAGTGGCGCATTTATGCGACCGAGGGTTCCCTGGAGAAATATCAGCTCGTTGGTTTCCAGGCTGCAGTAGACGCGGGCGTTGCAGGTATCATGCCGAGCTACAGCCGTCCGGCTACTGACGGACGCAGCGCAGCACAGAGCTATAAGGGCGTTGAGATTACTCCGGAGGAAATCGGAAGTGCGTACAACACCACGATGCTTCAGACGCTGCTGAAGGATACGATGGGCTTTGACGGCTTTATTAACTCCGATTCCAACATCATTACAAATCAGTTCTGGGGTGCAGAGGATATGACCGAGGCGGAGCGCTACGCGGCTGTTATCAACGCGGGCTGTGATGTTGTCGGCGACGGCTTCAGCGCAACGATGGACCTGACGTCTGTTACGGAAGCGGTGACATCCGGTCTGGTGACAGAGGAAGCGTTTACACGCGCAACCACAAACCGTATGGTATCTTACTTTGATATGGGCATGTTTGACAATCCGTATCGCGATGCGGCAGAGAGCAAGGCGCTCGGCGAAGAGAAGGCGGACGAAATTTCCGCTATGAAGACGGAGCTGAACCGGAAGTCGGTCGTTCTGATGAAGAATCATGAGAATGCACTGCCGCTTTCCGATACCTCTAAGAAGGTTTATGTTGCATCCTTCACGGCAAACGGAGAGGATGAGACAGCTCTGGAAAACTGGACGGCTGCTTTTGAAGGTGCCGGATACACGCTTGTTGAAAGCGCGGAAGAAGCGGATATTGCATTCCTGGATGTAGTTCCGGGCGGCGTTTCCATGAGCGCGGAGTACATGGCGGTTCTGGATCTGGCAGATGGTCTGGAGGCTGACCAGGTGAGCACGGAAGACCAGAAAGAAAAGACCGGCGAGACGGTTGACGTTACCACACTGTCTGACGTGGAGGATATTGCGGAAATCGCGGATGCGGTACATGCAAACGGCGGTATCGTGGTGTCATCTGTGAATATCTCCAATCCGTGGATTCTGACGAATCTGGAGCCGTACTGTGACGCGCTGCTCGGTTCCTTCTCCACATCGGTAGAGGGACGCATGGATGTTCTGACCGGCGCTTACAATCCGACCGGCAAGCTCCCGGTAACGATGGTATCCTGCAATGAAGTGATTGCAGTAAACGATACGGATATCGACGGCACGACTTACCCGGTATGCGTATCCCCGAACGATGTTCCGGGCTATGACAAAGACCAGTATATCGCGGAGGATGTGCTTGCACAGTCCCCGTCCGGCAGCTATGCATACAAGGATGCGGACGGCAACGTATATACATCCGGCTTCGGTCTGAGCTACGGCGCAGCGGAAGCGGTGGCAGATGCAGGAACAGCGGCAGGTGCGGCCGCAAAAGATAAGCCGGAAGCGGAAACAGAAGAAGTAACGGAAGACGCAACAGAAAGTGCAACGGAAGCACAGACCGAAGCGGCGACAGAAAGCGAGACGGAAGCGACATCAGAAAGCGCAACTGAGGCGCAGACGGAAGCAGCGGAAACCGAAACAGCAGCGGAAGGCGCAACGGAAGTGCAGACGGAGGCGGCTGAAACGGAAACAGCTGAAACAGAAACAGAGGCGGCGTAATGTCCTGAATTGCATGCCAATGTTCTGTCGGATTGCAGCCGTGCAAGTGGAAAATTTTGCGCCGGAAAAGACAGATTACACAAAGATGAAGATGATTAACGACAAAATATGGCTGTTCACGACAGAAAAATCTGCTCGCGACAAAAAGAGCGGGATAGCCGCATTCTCCGGGTGCTTCTTTTTTGTGCAAAAGTGTGATATTCTATTATCTATAAAAAATAATAATTAAGGGGTACCCTGTCGGGGCTTCCCCTTCAGCGAAAGGAGAACGATTTATTATGAAAAAGCAATTTGTTGCAGCATTGATGGCACTGATGATGGTTCCGGTAAGCGTATCCGCAGAAGATGCAGATATCTCTATGGAGCTGAATTATGAAGCAGCACCGGAAGATTACGAGGGCACCTGGACACTGGTAAATGCGTATACCGCAGATGACGGTATTCTGGAAGTAGCTCCGGATGCGTGCACATTGGAAATCGAGCTGAGCATCGACGCAAACAAGCTGGTAGACGAAGCTGCTTATATCCATGCAGATGCCACCAACCTGCAGGGAACCATGTCCTTTAATCATGACGATATCGATGTAGAGGACTACAAGTGCTCCGCAAGCTGGGAGAACTGGACAACCGTAGATGTTGTGGGCGAAGGCGAGTGCAACTTCAGCGGCGCAGACAAATTCAAAATCCGTGATGATGACGAAGGCGTTTTCTTTGACGTAATCACAGGCGTGGAAATCGACGACATGGAGCTCTTTGACGTAATCGGTCTGAATGCAGACGGACAGCTCATCGTTGGTTACTCTGAGGATCACATCGAGAAGGATGCTGACGCAGAGTGGTCTTACGCTTACATCTTCGAAAAAGCAGAATAATAGTTACTGCTTACTTCGTTTACAGCAAGTATTTGAGGCTGGCGGGAACAGTAGAACATAGCGTAATTATGCAGCGCGCCGGGCAGGGCAGAGAAAAGCTCTGCGGACAGCGCGGTCAGACAGGGGAGGAAATCCGCAAAAGGGTTTTCTCCTCTTTTGTCTTTTTACGCCTGGCGACGTACATTTCTAACAGATAAAGGTTTCCTATCTGCTCCGGCAGCTGAATGGGTAATGTAATGCTTTTTTTGTTTCATGAATCCATTTCAGTACATCACTTTTCATCTTATATTTTGAAAGAACCTCACTGGAATTAAAATTTGTTATATTTTTGGAGGGTAACCGAGTAGTTACGTGGGATGCGGTAAATATGGGAAAGTTTCATAAAAACAACTTGCATAATTTGAAATCTCATATTATAATTTATATGCAACAAGAAAACAGTGTTGACTTCTGCTTCTTCCTGTGATATAGTGTTTTTATCGAAAGCGTGCTAATCTGTAGCTTCTGGATTACAATTCAAAGCCGTTCGGCTGCACATTTCAGAAAAATACTATAAAAAATAGGAGGATGGAAATTGGCGGAAAAAGATATTATTTTAAAGGAGTACCAGAGAGACAGCAGACATTTCTGCGATTTTGTGAACGGAGCGCTCGCACAGGGCAGACCTTTGCTGAAAAGAGGGCAGCTTGTCCCGGTGCCGACAGAGTTGGTACTGGTAAAGGACACGGAAGAGGATGATGAGAACGCGGTTGTAAAAACCGTACAGCGCTTCCGCGATATCACCGGGAAGGCGGAAGCAGATAAAAATGCGGGATGCATTATCGTTGCAATACAGAACCAGACAACCGTGGATTACGGGATGCCGCTGCGTGTGATGCTGGAGGACGCCCTGGAGTATGATGTGCAGAGGCGCACAAAGAAAAACCGGAAGCTTCATAAGGGCGAGAAGCTCTGCCTGGTAATCACTCTGGTTTTTTACTATGGCACCACACCCTGGAGGGCACCTTCAGACCTTGCGGAGATGATAAGCGTTCCGCGGGAATTCAGACAGCTCAGGGAATACATACAGTCGTATCCAATCGTGGTGGTGACGCCGGAAAATGTCGACACCGCCTGCTTCCGGGGCGGCTGGCAGGAGATTTTAGAGATTCTGAGGCGGCAGAACGATGAGAAGGAAATGGGACGCTATCTGGAGAAAAACCGGGCAATATACGAGAAACTTCCGGAGGATACCAACCGGGTAATCTTCGCGCTGACGGACCATCTGGACTATTACAGGGAATTAAAAGAGAAAGGGGAGAAAATCACGATGTGCAAGGCATTTACCGACCATTACAAATCGGGAGTGGAAGAAGGAAAAAAGCAGGGCATGAAGCGCGGAAGAAGGCAGGGAATTAAGCAGGGTAAAAGACAGGGGATGGATATGGGTATCCGTGCGATGATAGAAACCTGCCGTGAACTTAAGATACCCAGAAATGAGACGAAAAAGAGAGTTATGGATAAATGCCGGATTACAGAAGAAATGGCAGAGCGATATATGGCAAAATACTGGTGAAAACAGGAAAATTACGCAAAAACCTCTTGACCTGGAGCAAACTCCAGATGTTATACTGCATAAAAGCCGGAAGAGAATGGCAGAGCGGCAGCATGCCGCCGGTGGAAGGCAGGGAGAATGTATGACGATTTCAGAAGTAAGCAGGAAATACGGGCTGACGCAGGATACGCTGCGCTATTATGAGAAGGCGGGGATGATACCGCCGGTCCACCGCACGGCAGGCGGTCTGCGCGATTACACGGAGGAGGACTGCGGCTGGGTGGAGCTGGCGAAATGTATGCGCGGTGCGGGACTGCAGGTGGAAGCAATCGCGGAATATGTAAGGCTTGCGCAGCAGGGTGACGGCACCATAGCGGACCGCTGCAGCCTTCTGAAGGAGCAGCGCGTGCAGCTAAAGGAGCAGCTTCAGTCCGTGGAGGCGGCTCTGGAACGTCTGGATTACAAAATAGCCTGCTACGAAGAAGCGGTGAAAACCGGCGTGCTGAAATGGCACTGAGTATCCGGCGGATGTGCATGGAACCGGTGGTGGTGTCTGGCATCATCAGACAGTTAAGAGACCGGAGGATTTGTACAAAAAAATCAGCCGGGATGTGGAACGTCCGGTGCAGAAAGAAGGAGGATATGCGATGATTTACAGAAAATTCCAGGATTTAGAATTATCGGCGCTTGGCATGGGAGCAATGCGTCTGCCGGTGATTGACGGAAACGACAGTGTGATCGACGAGGCGGCAGTAAATGAGATGGTGGCGTATGCCATGAAGCAGGGAATCAATTATTACGATACAGCCTGGGGCTATCACAATGGAAATTCCGAGCTTGTCATGGGCAGGGCGCTGGCAAAATACCCGCGGGAAAGCTTTTATCTTGCTACCAAATTTCCGGGCTATGATTTGTCAAACATGGATAAGGTGGAAGAAATTTTTGAGAAGCAGCTGGAAAAATGCGGGGTGGAATACTTTGATTTTTACCTGTTCCATAACGTATGCGAAATGAATATCGACGCCTACCTCGACCCGAAATACGGCATTTTTGAATATCTGCTGAAGCAGAAGGAGAACGGACGCATTAAGCATCTGGGCTTTTCCGCGCATGGCAGCTACGATGTGATGAAGCGTTTTCTGGACGCTTACGGTGAGCACATGGAATTCTGCCAGATCCAGCTGAACTATATTGACTGGGAGTTCCAGAATGCGAAGGAAAAGGTGGAGCTCTTAAAGGAGCATCATCTGCCGGTATGGGTGATGGAGCCGCTCCGCGGAGGAAAGCTGGCAAAGCTTTCACCGGAGAATGAGGCGAAGCTGCAGGCACTTCGTCCGGAGGAGGGGATCCCGGCGTGGGCGTTCCGCTTCCTGCAGACGCTGCCGGAGGTGACAATGGTGCTTTCCGGAATGTCAAACGAAGAGCAGCTGAAGGATAATATCAGAACCTTTGGTGAAGACAGACCGCTTTCAGAAGAGGAAATGAAGACGCTCCTGGAGATTGCCGGTCAGATGACGGGCGGAGTGCCCTGCACGGCATGTCATTACTGCGTATCACATTGTCCGCAGGGGCTGGATATTCCGATGCTGCTGAAGCTCTATAATGAGCATTCCTTTACCGGCGGCGGATTTATTGCGCCGATGGCGCTGATGGCGGTGCCGCAGGAAAAACAGCCGGGCGCCTGCCTGGGCTGCAGAAGCTGCGAGGCGGTCTGTCCGCAGCAGATTAAGATTTCTGAAGCGATGGCAGATTTTGCGGCAAAGCTGAAATAATAAAAAGACGCTGTCCTGTCCGGCGGCAGATAACAGGGCAGTCTGGCCGGACTGATACGAAGCAGACGCGCCGGGAACAGACCATTTATCAGACAAACTCCGCGAAAATGTACAAAATTTGTACATTGTGCGGAGTTTGCCTATTGTTGCGGAAAAAGGTTCTCTCTAAGATAAAGGCAGAAGCCGTTTGGTGAATCTGGAAATAAAGCGGAAAAACGCGTTTTCTGAAGGAGGGAATGACTATGGACGTGTCAGATGGGATGATGAAATCCGGGCTGAAGATGGCAATCGATTATATCGGAAAGGATCCGGATGTAAATATGGGCAGGCTGATGGACTGGGTGGACCGCATAGCGGGGGAAGGACCGGAAAGCTGCGAGCCGCAGAGAAAAGTCTTCCGGAGAATACTGGAGGAACCGGACAGCAGCATGTACCGGCTTCTGAAAAATCTGTGGACGGACATTGACGGGCGCGTGCTGAAGACGATTTTCGAAAATTATGTGCTGAATGCAAAGCTGACCGGCAGGCAGCAGCGGGAACATCTGGGCAGACGGTATGAATGCAGTATTCCGCAGGTGATTCTGATTGAGCCGACCTCCGCCTGCAATCTGCGCTGCAGCGGCTGCGGTATGAGCCGGTACGGCAGCAGACGGGATCTGAGCTTTGACGAGCTGGATTATTTCATCTGCCAGGGCAAGGAGCTTGGCGTTTATACGTATATCTACGCAGGCAGAGAGCCGCTGATGAGAAAATATGATTTGATTGCGCTCTGCCGGAAGCATCATGACTGTCAGTTCCTGGTATGTACCAATGCTACCCTGTTAAATGAGGAGTTTGCGGAAAAGATGCTGGAGCTGAAAAATCTGATCCCGGTAATCCGCCTGGACGGGTTTGAGGAGGAGATGGAAGGGCGTTACGGAAAAGGAACCTTTGCAAAGATTGTGGAGGCGATGGAGATTCTGAAAAAGAAAAGGCTCCTCTTTGGCATCCATGTCTGTTATACCGGCGGGAATATGGAATTTGTCAGCAGCGACAGCTATATCGGGCAGATAATGGAGTGGGGCGCAAAGTTTGTGTGGTATTTTCCGTATATGCCGGTTGGAAAGAGCGCGGCAGGGGCGCAGGCAGTCGGGGAGCAGCCACAGACAATCTCCGGCCGGCAGGCAGTTCCGGGAGAGCCACAGACAGTCTCCGGGCGGCAGACTGTCCGGGAGAAACTGCAGCCGACAGGGGAGCAGCGCGGATTTATGCATCAGAGAGTGCGCGGGCTGCGCCGCACGTACCCCATCTTTGCGATAGATTTTCAGAGCGGTGGGAAGTATGCGGACAACTGTTCCGGTGGCGGAGAGTATGCGGACGACTGTTCCGGTG
This is a stretch of genomic DNA from Marvinbryantia formatexigens DSM 14469. It encodes these proteins:
- a CDS encoding MerR family transcriptional regulator, with the protein product MTISEVSRKYGLTQDTLRYYEKAGMIPPVHRTAGGLRDYTEEDCGWVELAKCMRGAGLQVEAIAEYVRLAQQGDGTIADRCSLLKEQRVQLKEQLQSVEAALERLDYKIACYEEAVKTGVLKWH
- a CDS encoding Rpn family recombination-promoting nuclease/putative transposase, giving the protein MAEKDIILKEYQRDSRHFCDFVNGALAQGRPLLKRGQLVPVPTELVLVKDTEEDDENAVVKTVQRFRDITGKAEADKNAGCIIVAIQNQTTVDYGMPLRVMLEDALEYDVQRRTKKNRKLHKGEKLCLVITLVFYYGTTPWRAPSDLAEMISVPREFRQLREYIQSYPIVVVTPENVDTACFRGGWQEILEILRRQNDEKEMGRYLEKNRAIYEKLPEDTNRVIFALTDHLDYYRELKEKGEKITMCKAFTDHYKSGVEEGKKQGMKRGRRQGIKQGKRQGMDMGIRAMIETCRELKIPRNETKKRVMDKCRITEEMAERYMAKYW
- a CDS encoding radical SAM protein, which produces MDVSDGMMKSGLKMAIDYIGKDPDVNMGRLMDWVDRIAGEGPESCEPQRKVFRRILEEPDSSMYRLLKNLWTDIDGRVLKTIFENYVLNAKLTGRQQREHLGRRYECSIPQVILIEPTSACNLRCSGCGMSRYGSRRDLSFDELDYFICQGKELGVYTYIYAGREPLMRKYDLIALCRKHHDCQFLVCTNATLLNEEFAEKMLELKNLIPVIRLDGFEEEMEGRYGKGTFAKIVEAMEILKKKRLLFGIHVCYTGGNMEFVSSDSYIGQIMEWGAKFVWYFPYMPVGKSAAGAQAVGEQPQTISGRQAVPGEPQTVSGRQTVREKLQPTGEQRGFMHQRVRGLRRTYPIFAIDFQSGGKYADNCSGGGEYADDCSGDVKQTDGCFGDGRRYLHINADGDAGPCTSLHYPELNIRRQSLLEILQSPVFTA
- a CDS encoding aldo/keto reductase; translation: MIYRKFQDLELSALGMGAMRLPVIDGNDSVIDEAAVNEMVAYAMKQGINYYDTAWGYHNGNSELVMGRALAKYPRESFYLATKFPGYDLSNMDKVEEIFEKQLEKCGVEYFDFYLFHNVCEMNIDAYLDPKYGIFEYLLKQKENGRIKHLGFSAHGSYDVMKRFLDAYGEHMEFCQIQLNYIDWEFQNAKEKVELLKEHHLPVWVMEPLRGGKLAKLSPENEAKLQALRPEEGIPAWAFRFLQTLPEVTMVLSGMSNEEQLKDNIRTFGEDRPLSEEEMKTLLEIAGQMTGGVPCTACHYCVSHCPQGLDIPMLLKLYNEHSFTGGGFIAPMALMAVPQEKQPGACLGCRSCEAVCPQQIKISEAMADFAAKLK
- a CDS encoding glycoside hydrolase family 3 N-terminal domain-containing protein gives rise to the protein MKKTMKKAVSVMTATAMAASLTTAAFAEEGSSAEYIAAPYSVDEELQGPTEYLDPVFYENADGPTIGVTLVGVIQQDGLYFKDSDNDQELDAFEDWRLSTDERVADLLTKLNREQRVGLLVNQLMCSPTAKSAEEVYDEEGNVIFSQLMTVTPDALHMVLAEEEEDGEEGDFASKAAGAAAGMGAEARPNSTGEMLTFESRSGVLRVTTDAETGALWTNAVNMTAEYAAVAKSEPTVPFTIISNPQAIYAAPASEGIAAAVMGDVAADGDYSLVERYADIDRQVWDAKGISRMYGPQIDLITDPRWNRNNGTYSEVPDVTAGIASALVSGYQTGTDGVQDGDVALIMKHFPGDGAAYNGYESHNKIGEWRVYQTEGSLEKYQLPGFAAAIDAGVAGIMPGYSRPADEGTYGSVAQSYQGVELDPEQLANAYNTTILGTLLKDTMGFDGFINTDSGIVEMGMQFGAEDLTVPERIAAIINAGSDVIGDWFSGINWDAFYEAYDQGLIEQEALDRANGNTLATVFEMGQFENPYKDVEESKATLDGLAADIEAIGTELSQKSVVLMKNHESVLPLADTSKSVYIASFTSAGEDEAALENWTAAFEEAGYTIAGSAEEADIAFLDVVPGGVSNSNTFMNVIDLVDELEVDEVNHPTDASKTGETVEATTLMDVEDIPEIADAVHANGGIVIASIDISSQWILTNLEPYCDGLIGSFSTPVSARMDVLTGAYNPTGKLPVTMVSCNEVIAVNEVTAENGETYEICVSPNDVPGYDKDQYIAEDVLAQSPSGSFAYQDADGNMYSAWYGLSYDSAEAAAEDAVEEAVTEAAEAAETEAETEA
- a CDS encoding glycoside hydrolase family 3 protein; this encodes MKKTMKRTVSVATALTMAASLTGAVFAEDTAEYIAAPYTVEEGIECPTEYLAPVFYENADGPTIGVTLVGVISQDGMYFKDSDNDQELDAFEDWRLSSEERAADLIGKMTQEQRIALLKNALVTSPSATTADEVYDEEGNVILSQLVMLPVEEDENAEEEGEADPMAALGSGFDYSNVTVAEVRSGVLRKDTDTETGALFNNALNQLSEFTAVSKGEVNIPFMLISNPMTTGYPATQGFAAAAIGDGNYDLIQKFAELDAEIWDAKGIRQMYGPQIDLITDPRWSRNETTYTEDPEVMSGIANALVVGYQHGTDGAQDGDVGLIMKHFPGDGAAENGFESHYGMGQWRIYATEGSLEKYQLVGFQAAVDAGVAGIMPSYSRPATDGRSAAQSYKGVEITPEEIGSAYNTTMLQTLLKDTMGFDGFINSDSNIITNQFWGAEDMTEAERYAAVINAGCDVVGDGFSATMDLTSVTEAVTSGLVTEEAFTRATTNRMVSYFDMGMFDNPYRDAAESKALGEEKADEISAMKTELNRKSVVLMKNHENALPLSDTSKKVYVASFTANGEDETALENWTAAFEGAGYTLVESAEEADIAFLDVVPGGVSMSAEYMAVLDLADGLEADQVSTEDQKEKTGETVDVTTLSDVEDIAEIADAVHANGGIVVSSVNISNPWILTNLEPYCDALLGSFSTSVEGRMDVLTGAYNPTGKLPVTMVSCNEVIAVNDTDIDGTTYPVCVSPNDVPGYDKDQYIAEDVLAQSPSGSYAYKDADGNVYTSGFGLSYGAAEAVADAGTAAGAAAKDKPEAETEEVTEDATESATEAQTEAATESETEATSESATEAQTEAAETETAAEGATEVQTEAAETETAETETEAA